One part of the Aliivibrio fischeri ATCC 7744 = JCM 18803 = DSM 507 genome encodes these proteins:
- the ilvG gene encoding acetolactate synthase 2 catalytic subunit: MNGSQLVVKALRDEGIKTVFGYPGGAIMPIYDALYDGGVEHILCRHEQGAAMAAIGMARASKDVAVCLATSGPGATNLITGLADAMLDSIPLVAITGQVASNLIGTDAFQEMDVIGMSLSCTKHSYLVTDINELAPVIAEAFEVAKSGRPGPVLIDIAKDVQLAEAPVTSLPYFEAPSIPVVVPEAIEAAEVLLRASNKPVLYVGGGVQLAHATDSVRDFLINNPMPSVSTLKGLGSIERHDPHYLGMVGMHGTKAANLIVQESDLLIVVGARFDDRVTGKLESFAPHAKVIHIDIDAAEFNKLRHAHSTLRGDIKVILPQLKLEQDLTPWLEHVSSLRSEFKWRYDHPGELIYAPLLLKQLSDMMPDSAIVSTDVGQHQMWAAQHIQPRAPENYLTSAGLGTMGFGLPAAMGAKVARPDDQSILISGDGSFMMNVQELGTIKRKQIPVKMVLINNQRLGMVRQWQSLFFDGRHSETILDDNPDFVALAAAFGIPGKTITIKEEVEPALKEMLESDTAYLLHVLISEEENVWPLVPPGAANQDMVEGE, encoded by the coding sequence ATGAATGGCTCACAGTTAGTAGTTAAAGCCTTAAGAGACGAAGGGATTAAAACTGTCTTTGGTTATCCTGGTGGGGCGATCATGCCTATTTATGATGCATTATATGATGGCGGCGTTGAACACATCTTATGTCGTCATGAACAAGGTGCAGCAATGGCTGCAATAGGAATGGCAAGAGCAAGTAAGGATGTTGCGGTATGCCTTGCAACATCAGGCCCAGGAGCAACAAACCTAATTACAGGTCTTGCTGATGCCATGTTAGATTCCATTCCTCTTGTTGCTATCACAGGTCAAGTGGCGAGTAATTTAATCGGTACTGATGCTTTCCAAGAAATGGATGTCATCGGTATGTCTCTCTCATGTACTAAACACAGTTATTTGGTTACTGATATCAATGAACTTGCTCCTGTGATTGCTGAAGCATTTGAGGTAGCAAAGTCAGGACGTCCCGGACCGGTACTCATTGATATAGCCAAAGATGTGCAACTCGCTGAAGCCCCAGTTACTTCTCTTCCATATTTTGAAGCGCCTAGTATCCCTGTTGTTGTTCCTGAAGCCATTGAAGCTGCAGAGGTATTACTAAGAGCCAGCAATAAACCCGTATTGTATGTGGGTGGTGGTGTTCAACTGGCACACGCAACCGACTCTGTTCGTGATTTTTTAATTAATAATCCAATGCCTTCAGTGAGTACATTAAAAGGCTTAGGTTCTATCGAAAGACACGATCCTCACTATCTTGGTATGGTAGGTATGCACGGCACGAAAGCTGCTAACTTAATCGTTCAAGAATCCGATTTATTAATTGTTGTTGGTGCCCGTTTCGATGACCGTGTGACAGGAAAATTAGAAAGCTTTGCTCCTCATGCGAAAGTAATCCATATCGATATAGATGCCGCAGAATTCAATAAGCTTCGTCACGCTCATTCAACACTACGCGGTGATATCAAGGTTATTCTTCCTCAATTGAAACTAGAGCAAGACCTAACCCCTTGGTTAGAGCATGTATCTTCTCTTCGTTCTGAATTTAAATGGCGCTACGATCACCCAGGTGAATTAATTTATGCCCCTCTGCTACTAAAGCAACTTTCTGACATGATGCCAGACAGCGCTATCGTATCGACAGATGTAGGCCAACATCAAATGTGGGCAGCTCAACATATCCAACCTCGAGCTCCTGAAAATTACCTAACCTCCGCAGGCCTTGGCACCATGGGGTTTGGGTTACCCGCAGCGATGGGAGCAAAAGTGGCTCGTCCTGATGATCAATCTATTCTGATTTCAGGTGATGGTTCTTTCATGATGAATGTACAAGAACTCGGCACGATTAAGCGTAAACAAATCCCTGTAAAGATGGTTCTTATTAATAACCAACGTTTAGGCATGGTTCGCCAATGGCAATCATTATTTTTTGATGGCCGCCACAGTGAAACCATTCTTGATGATAATCCTGATTTTGTTGCTCTTGCTGCCGCCTTTGGTATTCCTGGAAAAACCATCACAATAAAAGAAGAAGTAGAACCCGCTTTAAAAGAAATGCTTGAAAGCGATACGGCTTATCTGCTGCATGTTCTTATTTCAGAAGAAGAAAACGTATGGCCTTTGGTTCCGCCAGGTGCTGCAAACCAAGATATGGTGGAGGGAGAATAA
- the ilvM gene encoding acetolactate synthase 2 small subunit — protein MQRYILEIEANDRPVLLERVLRVIRHRGFIIKQVLATQNQASKVAAIEIIVESDRPISLLTNQIEKLWDITAVNVSTLHRA, from the coding sequence ATGCAACGTTATATTTTAGAGATTGAAGCTAACGATAGACCGGTTTTATTAGAACGTGTATTACGCGTTATCCGTCACCGTGGTTTTATCATCAAGCAAGTATTAGCAACACAAAATCAAGCCAGCAAAGTAGCTGCAATTGAAATCATCGTAGAAAGTGACCGACCAATTAGCCTTCTTACTAATCAAATAGAAAAGCTTTGGGATATTACCGCCGTTAACGTTTCTACATTACATCGCGCATAA